One genomic segment of Stigmatopora argus isolate UIUO_Sarg chromosome 1, RoL_Sarg_1.0, whole genome shotgun sequence includes these proteins:
- the lmod3 gene encoding leiomodin-3: MSNKDTTEDRNEEDIDEDELLATLSPEELEELQSEMDIMIAPDDTVPVGQRQKDQTEKPPTGSFDHRSLVGFLYWEKESKRMLEEERVPATLLPSERTSSHESEDKEEVNTLENEIQKIIEEAIEDNVKNGSSDGEIIEEKIIEIVDEVKKSNETDKAIHEKIKMINENKQGNTAIQSDSTETETARCKEGTEVKDLIVVTNKSEPNEKLEQKEEKKMNKLKIPNLLLNNIKMTSRPSGNETNLESTLDKIRNNTCSVTEVNLNNIENIPKEMLLDYVNALKRNKHVKTFSIANTGVDENIAFHIANMLRENRSITTLNIESNFITGKGIVAIIRCLQFNETLTELRFHNQRHMLGHHAEMEIARLLKANNTLLKMGYHFEQPGPRMVVTNLLTRNLDRQRQLRKEEQKQQQQREQREVMQRYESSINLPPALLEMLGYIPHLELLQKHGPVAPQKEEKKHNKEEPLRQIKHKRSPKQPSSEPRNTLKDVRLKKTPKKRDHFLELDRRDASRQERGSFQLKKTPKLKESATQDPGEEKANLKDVIKTLKPVSRRRLAPKVDPTPRDELLNEIKKSNVAYLKSVPLPKALESSETSLI; this comes from the exons ATGTCAAACAAAGATACTACTGAAGATCGCAATGAAGAGGATATTGATGAAGATGAACTCCTTGCTACTCTTTCTCCTGAGGAGCTTGAGGAGCTTCAGAGTGAAATGGATATTATGATTGCTCCTGATGACACTGTTCCAGTTGGACAAAGGCAAAAGGACCAGACAGAAAAGCCTCCGACTGGAAGTTTTGACCACAGATCCTTGGTGGGATTCCTCTACTGGGAAAAGGAATCCAAACGTATGCTTGAGGAAGAAAGAGTTCCTGCTACTCTGTTACCAAGTGAG CGAACATCTAGTCACGAGAGTGAAGATAAAGAGGAAGTCAATACTTtggaaaatgaaatacaaaaaataattgaggAAGCAATTGAGGACAACGTTAAAAATGGTTCTAGCGATGGAGAAATAATTGAGGAAAAGATTATTGAAATTGTTGACGAAGTGAAAAAGAGTAATGAAACAGACAAAGCAATCcacgagaaaataaaaatgattaatgaaaataaacagGGAAATACTGCGATACAATCTGATAGCACAGAAACTGAAACTGCCCGCTGCAAAGAAGGAACCGAAGTTAAAGACTTGATAGTCGTCACCAACAAAAGTGAACCTAACGAAAAACTGGagcaaaaagaagagaaaaaaatgaataaattaaaaatcccCAACCTCTTGCTGAATAACATCAAAATGACATCTCGACCATCGGGAAACGAGACGAACCTGGAGTCGACTCTTGACAAGATCCGCAATAACACCTGTTCCGTCACTGAGGTCAACCTTAACAACATAGAAAACATTCCCAAGGAGATGCTCCTGGACTACGTCAATGCCTTGAAGAGGAACAAACACGTCAAAACTTTCAGTATCGCAAACACCGGCGTAGATGAAAATATCGCGTTCCACATAGCCAACATGTTGCGTGAAAATCGCAGCATCACGACTTTAAACATCGAGTCAAACTTCATAACAGGGAAGGGAATTGTCGCCATCATTCGATGCTTGCAGTTCAACGAAACCCTCACCGAGCTGCGATTCCACAATCAAAGACACATGTTGGGTCACCATGCGGAGATGGAGATCGCACGCCTGCTCAAGGCCAACAATACGCTTCTGAAGATGGGATACCATTTCGAACAGCCGGGGCCGAGGATGGTGGTGACCAACCTTTTAACCAGAAATTTGGATCGCCAAAGGCAACTGAGAAAGGAAGAGCAGAAGCAGCAACAGCAGAGGGAACAGAGGGAAGTCATGCAAAGGTATGAGAGCAGTATAAACCTTCCTCCAGCTTTACTTGAAATGCTCGGGTACATACCACACCTGGAACTCCTACAGAAACATGGTCCTGTTGCAccccaaaaagaagaaaagaaacatAATAAAGAAGAGCCTCTGAGACAGATCAAACACAAAAGAAGTCCTAAACAACCCAGTTCTGAACCCCGAAATACACTGAAGGATGTCCGCCTGAAGAAAACTCCCAAGAAACGGGATCATTTTCTGGAGTTGGACCGCAGAGATGCCAGTAGACAAGAGAGGGGAAGTTTCCAACTAAAGAAGACTCCCAAACTGAAAGAGTCAGCCACACAAGACCCAGGAGAGGAAAAAGCAAACCTCAAGGATGTGATAAAGACTTTGAAGCCGGTCTCTCGCAGGCGATTGGCACCCAAGGTTGACCCCACGCCCCGGGATGAGCTGCTCAATGAGATTAAGAAGAGTAATGTAGCCTATCTTAAGTCT GTTCCACTCCCTAAAGCTCTGGAATCAAGTGAAACAAGTCTCATCTGA